A single window of Methanobrevibacter sp. TMH8 DNA harbors:
- a CDS encoding 60S ribosomal export protein NMD3, with protein sequence MFCPECGNTDSPLVEGICQDCFLKKLSLLKIPENIEVTVCAHCNAKFEEGKWEESEIPEEEIIYRALERSIDIDPHVDKEKIDIDLEILQMRGTIAECYIEAKAEVFGEYIQQSFETEVRLRKDVCPTCSKQQSGYYEAVIQFRADERELSEIEKEEADRIVDKTLNNRYNKDKLAYLVQKAKLKEGNDYYIGSYKSGRKVVEALQEEFGGIIKESPRLISQDKSTGKGLYRIWISIRLPQFKIGDFVRYENKNGEILDIDGKRILTRILENFEKIPIKWKEYEKIEYLKGQDDIESTTIISKSPTNIQVLDPDDYSVIDIDMNDSFQKLNIGDEVKVIKIENNLYLLLNKE encoded by the coding sequence ATGTTTTGTCCAGAGTGTGGTAATACAGACAGCCCTTTAGTTGAAGGGATATGTCAAGACTGTTTTTTAAAAAAACTTTCACTTCTTAAAATTCCTGAAAATATTGAAGTTACTGTATGTGCCCATTGCAATGCTAAATTTGAAGAAGGAAAATGGGAAGAATCTGAAATTCCAGAAGAAGAGATAATATATAGAGCTTTAGAAAGATCTATTGATATTGATCCTCATGTAGACAAAGAAAAAATAGATATAGATCTTGAAATTCTTCAAATGAGAGGAACTATAGCTGAATGTTATATAGAAGCTAAAGCTGAAGTTTTTGGAGAATATATTCAACAATCTTTTGAAACTGAAGTTAGATTAAGAAAAGATGTTTGTCCAACATGTAGTAAACAACAATCTGGGTATTACGAAGCAGTTATCCAATTTAGAGCAGATGAAAGAGAATTAAGTGAAATTGAAAAAGAAGAAGCAGACAGAATTGTTGATAAAACATTGAATAATCGTTATAATAAAGATAAATTGGCATATCTTGTTCAAAAAGCAAAATTAAAAGAAGGAAACGATTATTATATCGGTTCTTATAAATCTGGAAGAAAAGTTGTTGAAGCACTTCAAGAAGAATTTGGAGGAATCATAAAAGAATCTCCACGATTAATAAGTCAAGATAAGTCTACTGGAAAAGGACTATATAGAATATGGATCTCTATTCGCCTACCCCAATTTAAGATAGGTGATTTTGTAAGATATGAAAATAAAAATGGTGAAATATTAGATATTGATGGTAAACGAATCCTTACTCGTATTTTAGAGAATTTTGAAAAAATACCTATAAAATGGAAAGAGTATGAAAAGATTGAATATTTAAAAGGACAAGACGATATTGAATCTACTACCATAATATCAAAATCCCCAACAAATATTCAGGTTTTAGACCCTGATGATTATAGTGTAATTGATATAGATATGAATGATTCATTCCAAAAATTAAATATTGGAGATGAAGTAAAAGTTATAAAGATAGAAAATAATTTATATTTACTTTTAAATAAAGAATAA
- a CDS encoding translation initiation factor IF-2 subunit beta yields the protein MEKYEDLLNRAIDQLPPEVFETKRFSVPKAYSVIQGNRTFIQNFKDIAEALNRDPQHLLKFLLRELGTAGNLEGGRAILQGKFTHFLINERIDEYVEKFVMCHECNRPDTRIIREDRIFILKCAACGAKAPLKTL from the coding sequence ATGGAAAAATACGAAGATTTATTAAATAGAGCTATAGACCAGCTCCCACCTGAAGTTTTTGAAACAAAAAGATTTAGTGTTCCTAAAGCTTATTCTGTAATACAAGGTAATAGAACTTTTATTCAAAATTTTAAAGACATAGCAGAAGCTTTAAATAGAGATCCACAACATTTACTTAAATTCTTACTTAGAGAATTAGGTACAGCTGGAAATTTAGAAGGTGGAAGAGCAATATTACAAGGTAAATTCACACATTTTCTAATTAATGAAAGAATAGATGAATATGTAGAAAAATTCGTAATGTGTCATGAATGTAATAGACCTGATACACGAATCATCCGAGAAGATAGAATATTCATTCTTAAATGTGCAGCTTGTGGTGCAAAAGCTCCATTAAAAACATTATAA